One region of Vigna angularis cultivar LongXiaoDou No.4 chromosome 10, ASM1680809v1, whole genome shotgun sequence genomic DNA includes:
- the LOC108335323 gene encoding uncharacterized protein LOC108335323, with protein MIEFSKSNVRYTYVHDQKYSSEVVDIHHIISRRSNAKYFFVYTTTLLVLACALYLYAYKEKSISLVYCSFLFDIFLVKSLLGNPIKKESVVIMPAFGVQLETHYVSGKVIRYFVPIDKILKPVLIECVTPVTCYWTLSLIIRGESEMVLVFKNLRPPVKILVHVWKALCAATGSNEETCAHAE; from the exons ATGATCGAATTCTCAAAAAGCAATGTCAGATATACTTATGTCCATGATCAGAAATATTCCTCTGAAGTTGTTGACATACACCATATAATTTCGAGGAGGAGTaatgcaaaatatttttttgtgtatACCACAACACTTCTTGTATTAGCATGTGCCTTGTATCTGTATGCTTATAAG GAAAAATCAATTAGTCTTGTGTATTGCAGCTTTCTTTTTGACATATTTCTTGTGAAGTCATTACTTGGAAACCCAATTAAGAAAG AATCTGTTGTGATTATGCCCGCTTTTGGAGTACAGCTTGAGACTCATTATGTGAG TGGAAAAGTCATCCGATACTTCGTTCCCATTGACAAGATTCTGAAACCTGTTCTAATAGAATGTGTGACTCCAGTGACTTGTTATTGGACTCTTTCATTGATTATTCGTGGAGAATCAGAAATGGTGTTAGTTTTCAAG AACTTACGCCCTCCAGTGAAAATATTGGTCCATGTGTGGAAGGCCCTGTGTGCTGCAACTGGTAGTAATGAAGAGACTTGTGCTCATGCAGAATGA
- the LOC108335862 gene encoding uncharacterized protein LOC108335862: MGGLLHFFEFNQGRMAKKVLARKRHHGGLEAPRNSLDLQVQTPQHYCPQGELSCNYQVEEEGRPENNRYSNVGSMKKLINEELSKQSSTRQNAPSLVARLMGIDTMPLDTKYVVPSDKRMSENVGKKSSEKGLSRRGSVSWGSSNFNSSSQMDFESLYEDMDVDDNDDGWNKSFGEPRRRDHPQEEELQKFKKEFEAYQAARFQECSKVAEIDSVPKRLLAQENSNKEKVIHSDLVLQRAAAGKSADLDSHSFKTPPPESYGSEYRGDMMELVPATQRKTFPPRSRTLSRDFEESLMMKSCNRLDTSASPTRIVILKPGPESISNHEENWTISTGTIQGRNSIEDFLEEVKERLKCELQGKIVKKISVVRGSGIETPYNEKPSDPKLIARHIVKQVRESATRDADTNLLHSESTGSFKSEMQFNGATSPEVISRDTRKFLSDRLRNVVRSEARAGFPEGKSRSLALDSHKDGLQQGGDIMKYASNWEISKEDVEIQTGSFRHELDENIFLHRELSPRNLVRSLSAPVSRSGTSFGKLLLEDRHLLTGAQIRRKLEAVETMSVDVKKRKKDRFNIKERVSNFKYNIALRGRLFGRRVQSTVESRANEYGPMVRDVTSGPTVLMNCGERHENSTEVPPSPASVCSSIHEDFWRRTEYLSPISTPDVSSRDDTAVPQVFRDISSGLNELRRQLNQLESDGPEDFTMKHEASESDLDQLEDPAESYIRDLLVASGLYFGSWDKSLLRGDTFAKPIGNSVYEEVEESRRKWVKKDDESCIKDHNKNKPGHKVLLDLLNEALSVVLGPPLTLSRFRKKLSNSSMLLPSGKELLNLVWDIIRVSIYPPSDISTYSLDDLVAQHLGSIPWSELITDEINILERDIECLITDDLVEELTKDICSKMK; the protein is encoded by the exons ATGGGAGGCTTATTACACTTCTTTGAATTCAATCAGGGGAGGATGGCCAAGAAAGTCCTTGCTCGGAAGAGACATCATGGTG GCCTCGAAGCTCCTCGAAATAGTCTAGATCTGCAAGTACAAACCCCTCAGCACTACTGCCCACAAGGAGAATTATCA TGCAATTATCAAGTGGAAGAAGAGGGCAGGCCTGAGAATAATCGTTATTCAAACGTGGGTTCAATGAAAAAACTGATCAATGAAGAGCTATCCAAACAATCAAGCACCAGGCAAAATGCGCCAAGCCTTGTGGCAAGGTTGATGGGGATAGATACGATGCCATTAGACACTAAATATGTTGTCCCATCAGATAAGAGAATGAGTGAAAACGTGGGGAAGAAGTCTTCAGAGAAAGGATTGAGTCGAAGGGGTTCAGTTAGTTGGGGTTCTTCTAACTTTAATTCTTCGAGCCAGATGGATTTTGAGTCATTATACGAAGACATGGATGTTGATGACAACGATGATGGGTGGAACAAGAGTTTTGGAGAACCAAGGCGGCGGGATCATCCTCAGGAAGAGGAACTACAGAAATTCAAGAAAGAGTTTGAAGCATATCAAGCAGCAAGGTTTCAAGAGTGTTCGAAGGTTGCTGAAATTGATAGTGTTCCTAAACGGTTGCTAGCTCAAGAAAACTCGAACAAAGAAAAGGTGATTCATAGTGATTTAGTTTTACAAAGAGCAGCAGCAGGGAAATCTGCAGATCTTGATAGCCATTCATTCAAAACACCACCACCTGAAAGTTATGGTTCAGAATATCGTGGTGACATGATGGAGTTAGTCCCAGCTACTCAAAGGAAAACCTTTCCTCCTAGGAGCAGAACATTAAGTAGAGACTTTGAGGAGTCCTTAATGATGAAATCCTGCAACAGATTAGACACGTCTGCTTCTCCCACCAGGATAGTTATCTTGAAGCCTGGTCCTGAGAGCATTAGCAACCATGAAGAGAATTGGACCATTTCAACAGGAACTATACAAGGGAGAAATAGTATAGAAGATTTTCTTGAAGAGGTGAAAGAGCGTTTGAAATGTGAACTGCAAGGgaaaattgttaaaaagatTTCTGTGGTTCGAGGGAGTGGAATTGAAACACCTTACAATGAAAAACCATCTGATCCTAAACTAATAGCTCGACATATAGTAAAGCAAGTCAGAGAAAGTGCTACCAGAGATGCTGACACAAATTTACTCCATTCTGAATCAACAGGGTCGTTCAAGAGTGAAATGCAATTCAATGGAGCAACTTCCCCTGAAGTTATCAGCAGAGATACCCGGAAGTTCTTGTCAGATAGGCTAAGAAATGTTGTGAGAAGTGAAGCACGTGCTGGTTTTCCCGAGGGAAAATCAAGGTCACTTGCATTAGATAGTCATAAAGATGGACTACAGCAAGGGGGGGATATTATGAAGTACGCAAGTAACTGGGAAATTTCCAAAGAGGACGTAGAAATACAAACAGGTTCTTTCAGACATGAACTggatgaaaatatatttctgcACAGAGAGTTGTCTCCAAGGAATCTTGTAAGATCCTTGTCTGCTCCTGTATCACGATCAGGAACATCATTTGGGAAGCTTCTTCTGGAGGACCGCCACCTTTTAACTGGTGCTCAGATTCGGAGGAAGCTTGAAGCTGTTGAAACTATGTCCGTTGATGTCAAGAAACGGAAAAAGGATAGATTTAATATTAAGGAACGAGTCtccaattttaaatataatattgcTTTAAGAGGGAGGCTTTTTGGCAGAAGGGTTCAATCAACGGTGGAATCACGTGCCAATGAGTATGGTCCCATGGTGAGAGATGTCACAAGTGGACCAACAGTTCTCATGAACTGCGGTGAGCGCCAT GAAAACTCCACTGAGGTACCTCCGAGTCCTGCATCTGTATGCAGCAGCATTCATGAAGACTTTTGGAGGCGGACTGAATATTTAAGTCCAATATCAACTCCTGATGTGTCTTCAAGAGATGATACAGCTGTGCCACAGGTTTTCAGAGATATCAGCTCTGGTTTGAATG AACTAAGGAGGCAACTCAATCAACTTGAATCAGATGGTCCCGAGGACTTCACTATGAAACATGAGGCCTCTGAGTCTGACTTGGACCAACTAGAGGATCCAGCGGAATCATACATAAGAGACCTACTTGTTGCTTCTGGACTATACTTTGGTTCATGGGATAAGTCTTTATTAAGAGGGGACACATTTGCAAAGCCTATTGGCAACTCAGTTtatgaagaagtggaagaatcTCGCAGGAAATGGGTCAAGAAAGATGATGAGAGCTGCATCAAGGATCACAATAAGAATAAACCAGGCCACAAAGTTTTGCTTGATCTGTTAAATGAGGCACTTTCAGTTGTTCTCGGACCTCCATTGACATTGTCCAGATTCAGAAAAAAACTAAGTAACTCTTCCATGTTGCTACCTTCTGGAAAGGAACTATTGAACTTAGTGTGGGACATTATCCGTGTTTCTATATATCCTCCATCTGACATATCTACTTATTCACTTGATGATTTGGTGGCTCAACACCTAGGATCCATCCCCTGGTCTGAATTAATAACCGATGAGATCAATATTTTGGAAAGAGATATAGAATGTCTAATAACTGATGATCTGGTTGAAGAACTCACAAAGGATATATGTTCTAAGATGAAGTGA